The Candidatus Limnocylindrales bacterium DNA segment GGCGAACGTAAGCGAGCCCTTGCCGCAAGACAATCGCCGCAGGATCGGGCGCGGCTCTCACGCGTTAAGCCGCAACGCATGGGGCACAGAAGAAGGAGCATGCGATGAACATCAACGGGGAACCCGTCTACGTCGGCCGTGATTTCGGCGGGCGCGAAGTCGCAATCGATGCTGCGCTCGTCGAGCGTTATGTCCGCGCGCTCGGCCACCGGCTCGAGATCTATTCGGAGCTCGCCCCTGCCCTCACGCTCCATTCGGAATGTTACGAGAATCTCCAGTGGTACCTCGCCAACATCTGGGGAAACCTGCACGCCCGCCAGGAGTGGGAGCTGTTCGGCGAGGTTCCGCTCGGCTCGCACGTGCGGACGCGCGGATTCATCCGCGATCGCTATCGCAAGCGCGGGCGCGACTACGTGGTCAAAGAGACGTGGGTGCAGGACGCGGACGGAAACCTTCTCAGCCGCGGGCTGACGCACCAGAGCTTCCTCATCCCGCAGGAAGGAGAGCGTCCCGTCGCAGTCGACAAGGATCGCGAGAAACGAAGCGATCGCACGTTTGAAATCGGCGGCAAAGGCCGGGCACTCGCGCCGCTCGGACTCGCGGTGAGCGAGGACGTCTGCATGGCGTTTTCAGGGCCGACCGAGAATTACCATACCAATCGCGACGCGGCCCGCGCGCTCGGATTTCCCGACATTGTCGTTCAAGGAATGCTTCCGATCTGCCTCGTCTCCGAGCTGCTCACGCGCGAATACGGTCGTGGCTGGCTCGCCGGCGGCAAGATGGACGTCCGCCTCGTCAATGTCCTGTGGGCCGACGAGCATATCGAGGCCCGGGCCGAGGAAACCTCCGAAGTTCCAGAGGCCGGACGAACCCGCGTCCACCTCGACGTATGGGTCGAAAAGACCGACGGGACCCGGGTGATCGTCGGAACTGCGAGCGCATTGCGCTGAGCCTCCGCGGGCGGCTGCAATAAGGCGAAGCGCACGGCCCCGGATGCACTTCGGAGCCCATCGCGACCCCCGTTTCTGCTCAGATTTTGCATTGACTGTGCAACCTCTGGCGAATACTTTGCCGCCACACGGGCCCTGCTAGCGGGCCAGGGGAGGCCTCATGATTTCCATCCGACCGTTCGACCGCCTCGGACTGACCGTTTTGTCCCTGGCCGCAACGACCCTGCTCGCTGCGCCTGCGTTCGCGCACATCGACGCGCACTATCCCATTGCCGGCGGCTCTCTGAAGATGAGCTCGTCGAGCGATCCGAAAGACAACTATTTCAAGTTCAAGACCACCGGCCAGCTCGGGATCAACCCCGTCAGTCTCTCGGAAGACCCGACCGCCGAGGCATCGTCGCTGATCGTGCGCGGCACCGGCGCGTTCGCCGGCTCGACCGAGATCATCCACCTGAACTCGGGGAACTGGTCGCGGATCGGATCCGAAGAAAAGCCGAAGGGCTGGAAGTACGAGAGCGACGTCTACGACACCCACAGCGGCGGCATCACCAAGATCCAGATTAAGTCCGGCAAGACCACGGGCTCGCTGCAGATCCAGGCGAAGGGTTATTACTGGCCGTTCGACATCGTCGGCGAGCAGGATTCGATCGAGATCGTGCTGACGATCGGCACGTACGTGTTCTGCGCAGAGTTCTCCCCGACCCTCGAGGCCGACTTCAAGACCAATCTCGAAGGTGAAGTCGAGGCGAGGGACTCCAATCCCCCGTCGACATGTCCGAGGGTCTGCGGAAATGGCGTGCTGGACACCGACGAAGAGTGCGACGACGGCAACGCGGACACGAACGACACCTGCACGAACGAATGCGTCGGATGCAATCCCGCCGATGCCGTTTACGACACCACGTTCGAAGGCATCCAGCAGCTCATCTTCGATGCGTACGACTGCTCGAACGATGCGTGCCACGGCTCCTCGCAGCAGGGCGGCCTCGACCTGCGGGCCGGCAATTCTTACGCGTCACTTGTGGGCGTCACCTCGTCGATCGATGAGGAAAAGGTGCGCGTGTTCCCCGGCGACCAGGACGAGTCGATCCTGTACCTGAAGCTCGCCATGGCGACGCTCGACGGTTACGAGCCGCACACCGGCGGCACTCCGATGCCGTTCACCGGTACGCCCATCACCGAGGACCAGCTCGAGGCGGTCAAGCTGTGGATTCGCGGCGGAGCGTCGGAAACCGGCGTCGTTGCGGGTACCGCCGAGCTTCTCGGAAGCTGCCTGCCGCCGCCGACCCCGCTCAACATCCCGCAGCCGGAAGTTCCCGATCCGTCCGTCGGAACGCAGATGGCGATGCCTGGCTATCTTCTTCCTCCGGGCGAAGTCGAAGGATGCGTAGCGACGTATTACGACATCTCGGCGTCAGTGCCGGAAGCCGATCTCAAAGACTGTCCGGGCGCGTTCCCGGGCACGAATGAAACGGGTTACCGCGCGGGCAAGTGTTTCACGTACAGCGAGAACGACCTGTACCAGGACGCGCAGTCCCACCATTCGATCGTTCACATCTATCCGGGAACCCACACCTACACCGATTCGCGCTGGGGCGGATGGAAGTGTTACGGCGGACCGACGCCGGACGCGGTCTGCGATCCGTCGGTCGCCGATGCTTGCGGAACCGACGGCGTATGCGGGAGCAAGTTCCACAAGGGCGTCGCATGCCTGCCGACTCTGCAGGAGCCGAACTGGGCTCCGGTGGATTTCGACTCTTCCTCTGCGCCGCAGTTCTCGGGGTCGCAGGAGTCGACGGCCCAGTTCGCATTCCCGGCCGGTGTCTACAGCATGCTTCCGCTCAAGGGCCTGGTCGTGTGGAACTCGCACGCGTTCAACCTGACCACCGAAGATACGATCATGAATTCGTGGATCAATTTCACGTATACGAGCGACCAGACGTATGCGGCGCAGGGAATGTTCGACAACAACTGGATCTTCACGCAGAACGTGCCGCCGTTCCAGCAGCGCGAATATTGCGGGACCCATACGTTCGCCGAAGGAACCCACCTGTTCTCGCTGTCGTCGCATAACCACAAGCGCGGCGTTCTGTTCCGCTACTACAATCCGCCGCAGTCGCCGCCGAATGTTGCCGGCCCCTGTTACGCGCCGGGCGGTTCGACCAACGCATCGTGTACGCCGGGGCCCGGCTCGCCGTTCTTCACGAGCTACGACTACAGCGATGCGACCAACCTGCATTTCGACCCGCCGAGAATCTTTACGGGCACTGCGGCCGAGCGCACGGTCAAGTTCTGTTCGCTGTACGACAACGGATTCAACGATCCGACAACGGTCAAGAGGCGCTCGCAGTCTCCGGTACCCACCGGAAACCTGATCATCGGCGGACCGTGCGACGATGCGGACGTTGCGTGCCTGAGCGGCGCGAACAAAGGTCAGCTCTGTCACGGCAACGATTCGGAATGCCCGGGATCGGTCTGTGACGCGTGCCCGCTCAAGGGCGGCGTGACGACCGAAGACGAAATGTTCATCGCGCTGGGGACGTTCTACATCCCCTGACCGGTCGAAACGGCGGCTTGTAAAAAAGGCCGGGCTCCTCACGGAGCCCGGCCTTTTCTTTTGCGAATACGAAATCGGGGACAGACACCGATTTCGGATAATCGGTGTCTGTCCCGGATTTCAAGAAATCGGTGTCTGTCCCCGATTTACTCGTTCAGTCGAGTGGTGCGCGCAGCAGGATCTCCTGCACGACCGAGCAGCACAGCCGGCCGCTGCGGTCGAAGATGATGCCGCGCGCAAGCCCGCGCGCGCTCTCGGCCGCCGGCGAATCCTCGACGTACAGCCACCAGTCGTCGACCTTGAGCGGGCGGTGAAACCACATCGCGTGATCGAGGCTCGCACACATCACGCCGGGATCGCTCCAGTGCACGCCATGCGGACGCATGACGGTCTCGGTCAGCGTGTAGTCGGACGCGTAGACGAGCACGCACGTGTGCAGCAGCGGATCTTCGGGCACGACGCCATCGGCGCGCATCCAGATCATCGAGCGCGAATCGGCGCCCTTGTGCGGCTTCCATCCGGGCGGATCACACCAGCGGATGTCGATGGCCCGCGGCTCGACCGCCTGCCGCGGCAGCGCCCGTCCGTAGCTCGCGAGCCGCTCGGCGTTGGTCGGCAGCGTCTCCGGATCCGGCGCATCGGGCATCTCGAGGCCATGCATGAGGCCCGGCTCCGGCACCTGGAACGACGCCTGCAGATTGAAGATCGCCTCGCCGTGCTGGATCGCGACGACGCGCCGGGTGGTGAACGATCGCCCGTCGCGAATGCGGTCGACGATGTAAAGGATCGGCACCTTCATGTCGCCGGGCCGCAGGAAGTACGAGTGCAGCGAATGCACCGTGCGCCCGGCCGGTACCGTGCGCGCGGCCGACATCAGGGCCTGCGCCGCAACCTGCCCTCCGAACACGCGCTGGCGCTGTTCGTCGGGGTTGTGGCCGCGAAAAATGTTGACCTCGAGCTCCTCGACATCGAGGAGTCGGAGCACGTCGTCGAGCAGGGGATGGGCCAAGACTGATTCCCTGCCCTCTACCAGCTCGTCGAGAAGCCGGCGTCGGGAATGTCGAGCGCGCTTCTGTCGTTCGACGCGATCGCCCGGCATTTGGCCAGCACGTTCGGAAGCACGAAGTTCGCGTAGAATTTTCCCGACATGACCTTGCCCGCGTAGAAGTCGAACTCTTCCTGGCTCTGGCGTTCGTCCTGCGTGCGCTCCTCCTCGGCAATCACCGCGGCTTCGAGCAGCAGGTGCCCGACCGTCACTTCGGCCATCGCTTCGAGGAACGGCGAGCAGCAAAGCGTGAGCTGATCGAGCTTGCTGCTCATCATGTACTTCATCAGGTCGGCGCCGGCCTCCTGAAGCGCCTGCGCGGCTTCGCCGAGCAGCCGTACTTCGTGTCCGACCGCCGGATCGTTCGAGTAGCGCTCGACGAATCCCGTCAGATCGCCGACGAAGTCCGCAAGGTCCTGGCCGTGCCGCCCGCGCAGCTTGCGCACGACGAGATCGAGCGCCTGGATGTGGTTGGTGCCTTCGTAGATCGAAAAGATCTTCGCATCGCGCAGGTACTGTTCGACCGGATTGTCGGTCACGTAGCCGGCGCCGCCGTAGATCTGCACCGCGAGCTCGCAGATGCGGAAGCTCTGATCCGAGCAGTACGCTTTTACGATCGGGGTCAGCAGGTCGACGCGTCCCTGGTAGAACGCCGCTTCGTCGTGCTTGCCTTCGGCCGCAAGCGCACGGGCAAGGTCTTCGTTGAACGCGAGCTTGACGCAGAGCGCGCGCATACCTTCGATCTTCGACTTCATCTCCAGCAGCATGCGGCGAACGTCCGAATGCTCGATGATCGAAACCCGCGGCGCATTGGGATCCTTGAAGCGTTTGACGGACGAGCCCTGCTTGCGCTCGCGCGCATACGCGAGCGCGTTCAGATAGGCCGTCGACGCGACCGCGAGGCCCTGCACACCGACCGCGATGCGCGCGCCGTTCATCATCTGGAACATCTGCTTCATGCCGGTGTTCTCGGTGCTGCCGCAGAGATAGCCGATGGTCTCGCCGCCGTCGCCGAAGTTCAGCACGGCCGTCGTCGACGACTTGATCCCGAGCTTGTGCTCGATCGACGTCGTCACGACGTTGTTGAACTCGCCGATGCTGCCGTCGTCGTTGACGCGGAACTTCGGCACGATGAACAGCGAGATGCCGCCGGTTCCTTCCGGAGCACCCTCGACGCGGGCAAGGACCATGTGGACGATGTTCTCCGACAGGTCCTGGTCGCCTCCGGAAATCCAGCACTTCGTGCCGGTGATCCGGTAGCGGTTGCCGTCGATGCGAACGGCCTTGGTTCGGGCCGAGCCGACGTCCGAGCCGGCATGCGGCTCCGAAAGGCACATCGTTCCGGAGAAGCGGCCATTCTGCATGCTCGGAAGGAAGCGTGCGCGGTCCTCGTCGAGCGCGAAGTTCGCGATCAGCTCGGCCGAGCCGTGCGTAAGGCCCGGATACATCGTGAACGCAGTGTTGGCGCCGGACTGCAGCTCGGCCAGCACCACCTCGATCGACGACGGTCCCTGGAAGCCGCCGTGCTCGAGCGTATGCCGCCAGTTCGGAAGCCCCATTTCCCAGAGCGTCTTCCAGGCCTCGCGGTAGCCGTCGGGCGTCGTGACCTTGCCGTCCACCAGTTTGCAGCCGAAGCGGTCGCCGGTCTGGCTGAGCGGCCCGATGACCTCGTTGCAGAACCGGTAGGTCTGGTCGATCACCTGGTCGCACTCCTGCTGCGACAGGTGACCGAAGAAGTTGGCCTTCGGGAAGCGTTCCGCCTCGAAAAGCTGCTGGACCTTGATGTGCTCGTACAGCGTGAACTGGATCGAGCGGAGATCGGCCTTGAAAAAGTTGGTTGCGCCGTCGGCCACGCCGATGGTCCTCCTGTCCGCGGCCGGCAGGCTCTGCCTCGGCCGTTTCGGGTTCTGATTGCCTCGCCCGTTATGGGTCGATGTCCGGCCGCGGTGCCGGTTACGCCGGTCCCGCGGGGCGCGGGATGGTGGTTCAGGCTGGATGAGCAATCAAACGTCTTTACGCACCGCGGCACGACCGGTGCACTACGTCCGAAGCAGCGACCACTCGGCAGATTCCCCCTTGCGTGAGGTGGCCTGACACGGGAGACTCCGGCGCTTCTTACTCCGTTTCGGGCAGACGACTGACCTTACGGCAGACAACCAGACCAAGAGGATCAACCATGCGCCAAAACATACTTTCGCTTACGGCCGTGCTGGCCGCAGCAATTGTGATGTCGTCCATTGTGATGGCGTCCTCCGTGGCGAATGCCACAACGGTCGACGTCCAGTGCTGGCACGGACGCAAGCTGGCGAGGTCCCAATACGAACGGTGCTTCTACCGCATCAGCGATGCGAGGAAAGCAGAGCGGTGCCTGGCGAGATACTACGAGGCGTGGTCGATGCTTCAGACGCTTTCGGGGACGCCTTGCGACGACGTCCGACTCGTCGACAACCTGGACGGTACGGTAACCGACAACTGGACGGGTCTCACGTGGGAGAAAAAATCCAGCCTTGACTCTGTCGTCAACGAATCCGATCCGCACGACGCCGACAACAGCTATACCTATTCCAAAGAGGACGCGGATCCCACGAATGAGGACGGGACGGTTTTCACGTCGTTTCTCGCCGCGCTCAACGAGGGAGCAGGTTTCGCCGGCAGCAGCGGATGGCGATTACCGACACTGGCGGAGATCTACACGCTCTTTACGCTCGTTGATGGGGAATGCCGTACCCCGCCCTGCATCGATGCCATCTACGGACCGTACCCGACGCTGGATTTATCGCTTTACTGGTCATCGAGTACCATCCTGTTCCAAGGCAACCAGCTCGGCGGCCGTGGAGTCGCAGCATCCCTTGCGAACCCCACCACATCCGGGTTCACGAATTCGGCCAAAACGGGAATCTTTCTGGCACGTGCCGTGCGCGGAGGTCTCGGGCCGCTGTAAATCGGGCTGGTCGCCGGTCAGCCCGAGCGCATCACAGCGGCGCAGTGCTGACCGGAACGGCCAGGATCAGCCGGTCGCGGCCCCGCCGGTCAGGTCCCTCGTGATGTTCTTCTGGTGACTCTCGAGCGTGCCGCCGCCGATCTCGTTCAGCTTCGCGTCGCGAAGGAAGCGCTCGACCTTGTACTCTCGCGTGTAGCCGTACCCGCCGAGCACCTGCATCGCCGCGTCCGCCACGCGCTTGGCCATCGGCGCCGCGAACAGCTTGGCCGCATCGGTGCCGAGCCGGTTGCGGCTGCCGGGACCGACGCGCGCCGCCTCGCGATAGACGAGGCACCGCGCAGCCTCGAGGTCCGCGAACGATTCGGCGATGTAGCGCTGGATCTGGCCGAACTCGGCAATCGGTTTACCAAACGCCTTGCGCTCGCCTGAGTAGCGGATCATCTCCGACAGGCAGCGGTCGGCGATGCCGAGGCTCATCGCCGACAGGCAGAGGCGCTCGATCTCGAGATTGCGCATCATGCAGGTCACGCCGCCGCCTTCTTCGCCGAGGCGATTGGCCACGGGCACTTCGCACTGGTCGAAGACGAGCTCGCACATCGTCGACGCGCGCATCCCCATCTTCTTGATCGGCTCGCCGGCCGAGAATCCCGGAAACCCCTTCTCGACGACGAATGCAGTGATGCGGCCGCCGACTTTCGCATAGACCAGCAGGCAGCCCGCTTCGTATCCGTTGGTGATGAAGATCTTGCGGCCGTTGAGAATGTACGCGTCGCCGCGCCGCTCGGCCGTCGACTGCATGCCGAGCACGTCGGTTCCGGCGGCGGGCTCGGTCATGCCCATCGCGCCGATCACTTCGCCCGACAGCACACCCGGCAGCAGCCGTTCGCGCTGCTCATCGCTGGCCGCATGGAAGAAGTTGTTCACGAACAGCAGATAGTGCGCGAGGTAGGCCAGCGTGAAGCCGGGGTCCGCTTTGGCCATCTCGTGGTGCGCGATCACCGCCGCCACCGCATCCATCCCCGCTCCGCCGTGCTCCTCCGGAATGGTAAGCCCGAGCAGCCCGAGATCCCCGCAGCGGCGAATCAGCCCGACGTTGAGCACGCCGTCCGCATCGTGCTGCTCCGCCTGCGGCTCGATCTCGTTCTCGGTAAACCGCCGCACCGTCTCGCGCAGCATGGCGTGCTCGGGAGTAGGCGCGAACAGCAGGTTTTCCAAATTCGAATAGGTCGTCATCGTCGCTGTTTCTTGCGTGCGCTGCTCAAAGGCGCAAGCGCCACGACCAAAGTGAACGATCTACCTCAGCCGACTTTGCAGAAGGGTCGAGATGCGAGGCGGAGCCCGCGTAAGCGAGGGAGGCGTACTTCCCGTTCGCTGACCGAGCGTCGCGGCGACAACGAAGCAGATCGGCCCTTATGCGAAGTCGGCCCAGCGCCGAAGCCTCAGCGCCGCAAACCAGGATCGGCGCCGCATCGAAGCCTCAGCGCAACGCCACAAGCGCCGCGCCGAGCCTCAGCGGCGGGCAGCGCGGGGACGGACGGTCTGCGAGGGTTCGTCCGAGCCCGGCATCGGCGAATACGTAACCCGCGAATTCGGCGGCACCGACTCGGTGAGCCACACGTTGCCGCCAATGATCGATCCGCGGCCGACGACCGTTTCGCCGCCGAGAATGGTCGCACCGGCGTAAATCGTCACGTCGTCTTCGATGGTCGGATGACGCTTGCTGTTGCGGATCAGCTCGCCGCACTGATCGCGCGGAATCGACAGCGCGCCGAGCGTGACTCCCTGGTAGATCTTGACGCAGTCGCCGATGATGGTCGTCGAACCGATCACGACGCCGGTGCCGTGGTCGATGAAGAAACTCCGTCCGATCTTCGCGCCGGGATGGATGTCGATGCCGGTCTGCGTGTGCGCGTATTCCGAGATGATGCGCGGGATCAGCGGCGCGCCGCGCACGCACAGCTCACGCGCCAGGCGATAGCACGTGATCGCTTCGATCGACGGATAGCTGAACACGATCTCTTCGAGACTCTCGGCGGCCGGATCGCCGTCGTACGCGGCCTGGAGATCTTCCTGCAGCTCCGCACGCAGCCGCGGGATCTCGTCGAACATCTCGAGAACCACCGCCTCGCTCCACTCGATGTCCTGCGCCTCCGGCGAGCCGCCGTGCTTGCGGCGGTAGACGACCGCCCGCGAGATCTGCTCGACGAGGATTTCGAACGCCTCGTAGATGTGCTCCGCGATGTGGTGGCCGAGATTTCGTTCGTTGAGGTCACGGGTTGCGTAAAAACCCATGTAGATGACGTGCTTCAGGTGCTCGACCGCGTCGACGACCTTGCGCTGGTTGGGCAGAGCCGCGCTCTCCAGGCTGTCGATGCCGCGACCGCTGCTGTAGCTGTCGGCCACGTGTCGCACGATGCGCTCGAGCTCCGAATAGCTGTTTGGACTGGTTCGAATCTTGGCCATGACTGGTCCGCTTCCTTGTCTGTGACCGGATCGAGCCCGGACGTTTGCGCTCCGGCGAGTCCGCGAGCCGCAGAGTTGCAGGAGTATAGAAAGATCGATGCCGGCGCGATACCGCAAAATGACCGACCCGGCCGAGCGGGGCGCCGCGACCC contains these protein-coding regions:
- a CDS encoding MaoC family dehydratase, with translation MNINGEPVYVGRDFGGREVAIDAALVERYVRALGHRLEIYSELAPALTLHSECYENLQWYLANIWGNLHARQEWELFGEVPLGSHVRTRGFIRDRYRKRGRDYVVKETWVQDADGNLLSRGLTHQSFLIPQEGERPVAVDKDREKRSDRTFEIGGKGRALAPLGLAVSEDVCMAFSGPTENYHTNRDAARALGFPDIVVQGMLPICLVSELLTREYGRGWLAGGKMDVRLVNVLWADEHIEARAEETSEVPEAGRTRVHLDVWVEKTDGTRVIVGTASALR
- a CDS encoding DUF4215 domain-containing protein, which encodes MISIRPFDRLGLTVLSLAATTLLAAPAFAHIDAHYPIAGGSLKMSSSSDPKDNYFKFKTTGQLGINPVSLSEDPTAEASSLIVRGTGAFAGSTEIIHLNSGNWSRIGSEEKPKGWKYESDVYDTHSGGITKIQIKSGKTTGSLQIQAKGYYWPFDIVGEQDSIEIVLTIGTYVFCAEFSPTLEADFKTNLEGEVEARDSNPPSTCPRVCGNGVLDTDEECDDGNADTNDTCTNECVGCNPADAVYDTTFEGIQQLIFDAYDCSNDACHGSSQQGGLDLRAGNSYASLVGVTSSIDEEKVRVFPGDQDESILYLKLAMATLDGYEPHTGGTPMPFTGTPITEDQLEAVKLWIRGGASETGVVAGTAELLGSCLPPPTPLNIPQPEVPDPSVGTQMAMPGYLLPPGEVEGCVATYYDISASVPEADLKDCPGAFPGTNETGYRAGKCFTYSENDLYQDAQSHHSIVHIYPGTHTYTDSRWGGWKCYGGPTPDAVCDPSVADACGTDGVCGSKFHKGVACLPTLQEPNWAPVDFDSSSAPQFSGSQESTAQFAFPAGVYSMLPLKGLVVWNSHAFNLTTEDTIMNSWINFTYTSDQTYAAQGMFDNNWIFTQNVPPFQQREYCGTHTFAEGTHLFSLSSHNHKRGVLFRYYNPPQSPPNVAGPCYAPGGSTNASCTPGPGSPFFTSYDYSDATNLHFDPPRIFTGTAAERTVKFCSLYDNGFNDPTTVKRRSQSPVPTGNLIIGGPCDDADVACLSGANKGQLCHGNDSECPGSVCDACPLKGGVTTEDEMFIALGTFYIP
- a CDS encoding acyl-CoA thioesterase II; this encodes MAHPLLDDVLRLLDVEELEVNIFRGHNPDEQRQRVFGGQVAAQALMSAARTVPAGRTVHSLHSYFLRPGDMKVPILYIVDRIRDGRSFTTRRVVAIQHGEAIFNLQASFQVPEPGLMHGLEMPDAPDPETLPTNAERLASYGRALPRQAVEPRAIDIRWCDPPGWKPHKGADSRSMIWMRADGVVPEDPLLHTCVLVYASDYTLTETVMRPHGVHWSDPGVMCASLDHAMWFHRPLKVDDWWLYVEDSPAAESARGLARGIIFDRSGRLCCSVVQEILLRAPLD
- a CDS encoding acyl-CoA dehydrogenase, with protein sequence MADGATNFFKADLRSIQFTLYEHIKVQQLFEAERFPKANFFGHLSQQECDQVIDQTYRFCNEVIGPLSQTGDRFGCKLVDGKVTTPDGYREAWKTLWEMGLPNWRHTLEHGGFQGPSSIEVVLAELQSGANTAFTMYPGLTHGSAELIANFALDEDRARFLPSMQNGRFSGTMCLSEPHAGSDVGSARTKAVRIDGNRYRITGTKCWISGGDQDLSENIVHMVLARVEGAPEGTGGISLFIVPKFRVNDDGSIGEFNNVVTTSIEHKLGIKSSTTAVLNFGDGGETIGYLCGSTENTGMKQMFQMMNGARIAVGVQGLAVASTAYLNALAYARERKQGSSVKRFKDPNAPRVSIIEHSDVRRMLLEMKSKIEGMRALCVKLAFNEDLARALAAEGKHDEAAFYQGRVDLLTPIVKAYCSDQSFRICELAVQIYGGAGYVTDNPVEQYLRDAKIFSIYEGTNHIQALDLVVRKLRGRHGQDLADFVGDLTGFVERYSNDPAVGHEVRLLGEAAQALQEAGADLMKYMMSSKLDQLTLCCSPFLEAMAEVTVGHLLLEAAVIAEEERTQDERQSQEEFDFYAGKVMSGKFYANFVLPNVLAKCRAIASNDRSALDIPDAGFSTSW
- a CDS encoding DUF1566 domain-containing protein, whose protein sequence is MLAAAIVMSSIVMASSVANATTVDVQCWHGRKLARSQYERCFYRISDARKAERCLARYYEAWSMLQTLSGTPCDDVRLVDNLDGTVTDNWTGLTWEKKSSLDSVVNESDPHDADNSYTYSKEDADPTNEDGTVFTSFLAALNEGAGFAGSSGWRLPTLAEIYTLFTLVDGECRTPPCIDAIYGPYPTLDLSLYWSSSTILFQGNQLGGRGVAASLANPTTSGFTNSAKTGIFLARAVRGGLGPL
- a CDS encoding acyl-CoA dehydrogenase family protein, producing MTTYSNLENLLFAPTPEHAMLRETVRRFTENEIEPQAEQHDADGVLNVGLIRRCGDLGLLGLTIPEEHGGAGMDAVAAVIAHHEMAKADPGFTLAYLAHYLLFVNNFFHAASDEQRERLLPGVLSGEVIGAMGMTEPAAGTDVLGMQSTAERRGDAYILNGRKIFITNGYEAGCLLVYAKVGGRITAFVVEKGFPGFSAGEPIKKMGMRASTMCELVFDQCEVPVANRLGEEGGGVTCMMRNLEIERLCLSAMSLGIADRCLSEMIRYSGERKAFGKPIAEFGQIQRYIAESFADLEAARCLVYREAARVGPGSRNRLGTDAAKLFAAPMAKRVADAAMQVLGGYGYTREYKVERFLRDAKLNEIGGGTLESHQKNITRDLTGGAATG